Proteins co-encoded in one Osmerus mordax isolate fOsmMor3 chromosome 11, fOsmMor3.pri, whole genome shotgun sequence genomic window:
- the lpar6a gene encoding lysophosphatidic acid receptor 6a, producing the protein MLNTTGLTDTYTLLSAENITSILYSDSSNCAKNDGFKYPLYSTVFSIVFILGLITNVAAMYIFTCSLKLRNETTTYMMNLVVSDLLFVFTLPLRVFYFIKLDWPFGRVLCVLSVSMFYTNMYGSILFLTCINVDRFLAIVHPLRSRAVRTKRNAKIVCVAVWVLVLSGSFPAGFMLETTSPDHTTLYCFENFSSTQWKSHLSKIVIFIETVGFIIPLLLNMVCSGRILQTLRRPQAISRGGKLNKTKILRMLVVHLCIFCFCFIPYNVNLIFYALVRTKTLKGCFVESVVRTIYPIALCIAVSNCCFDPIVYYFTSETIQNSIKRKSQVSQTYDVKFPEALQSEPSSKLQCSLKNLKSAIFHDESSV; encoded by the coding sequence ATGCTCAATACAACGGGCCtgacagacacatatacactaCTCAGTGCAGAAAACATTACATCTATCCTCTATTCAGACAGTTCAAATTGCGCCAAAAACGATGGATTCAAATATCCGCTGTACAGCACAGTGTTCAGCATAGTGTTTATTTTGGGACTAATCACCAATGTAGCAGCCATGTATATCTTCACATGCTCTCTGAAGCTGAGAAATGAAACCACCACGTACATGATGAACTTGGTGGTGTCGGACTTGTTATTTGTCTTTACACTTCCTCTGAGGGTATTCTACTTCATCAAACTGGACTGGCCATTTGGCAGAGTGCTCTGTGTGCTCTCTGTTTCAATGTTCTACACAAACATGTATGGTAGCATTCTTTTCCTCACCTGCATCAATGTAGACCGCTTCCTGGCTATTGTGCACCCCTTGCGCTCACGAGCTGTGAGAACCAAACGCAATGCTAAGATAGTGTGTGTTGCGGTGTGGGTACTGGTTCTGTCTGGCAGTTTCCCTGCTGGGTTTATGCTCGAAACAACTTCACCCGACCACACAACCCTGTACTGCTTTGAGaacttctcctccacccagtGGAAATCCCATCTGTCCAAAATTGTGATCTTCATTGAGACAGTGGGCTTCATCATCCCCCTGCTGCTCAACATGGTATGTTCTGGCAGGATTCTCCAGACCCTAAGGCGACCACAGGCCATCAGCCGGGGGGGAAAGCTAAATAAAACCAAGATCCTACGTATGCTTGTTGTCCATCTATGCATCTTCTGCTTCTGCTTCATCCCCTACAATGTCAATCTGATATTCTACGCTCTTGTTCGCACCAAAACCCTGAAGGGCTGTTTTGTGGAGTCTGTGGTCAGAACAATCTACCCCATAGCCCTTTGTATTGCTGTGTCCAACTGCTGCTTTGATCCCATTGTCTACTATTTTACTTCAGAAACTATTCAGAACTCCATCAAACGGAAGTCTCAGGTCAGCCAAACCTATGATGTCAAGTTCCCTGAGGCCCTGCAGTCGGAACCCAGCTCTAAACTC